In Nissabacter sp. SGAir0207, the genomic stretch CGGCCAGCCGCTGGTGCTTTATGGCCTGAACGTCGGGCAGGTGCTGTCACGCGATCTGACGGATCAGGGCATCCTGTTCAAGGCGGCGATCAAGCCGGAGTACCGCCATCTGGTGCATCAGGACAGCAAGTTTGTGGTCAATAGCCGAGTCAGCGTGAAGGTGGGGCTGGATGGATTGCAGGTCACCGGCGCCAGCCCGGAGGAGTGGCTCAACGGCGGCATCAAGATCCTGCCGGGCGGCAAGGGCACGCCAGCGGGCCGCTACCCGCTCTACAGCGATGAGCAGAAGGCCGAAGAGGGCACGCTGGGCGAGCGGCCCAAGCCTTCGCTGACGCTGACCGCCGACAGCCTGCCGGATGTGCAGGCCGGTTCGGTGGTGCTCTACCGCAAATTCCAGGTGGGTGAGATCACGGACATCCGCCCGCGCGCCCACGCCTTTGACATCGACGTCTATATCCAGCCGGAGTACCGCAAGCTGTTGACGGAGAAGAGCATCTTCTGGGCAGAGGGCGGTGCCAAGGTGCAACTGAATGGCGCGGGCCTGTCGGTACAGGCGTCGCCACTGAACCGCGCCCTGAAGGGGGCGATCAGCTTCGACAACCTGGAGGGCGTGACGCTGAACAAAGGGGCGAAACGGATGCTCTACAGCAACGAGACCGCCGCCCGCGCGGTGGGCAGCCAGATCACCCTGACCACCTTTGACGCCAGCAAGCTCTCGCCGGGTATGCCAATCCGCTATCTGGGGATCGACATTGGCCAGGTGGAGTCGCTGAAACTGACGTCGGCCCGCAATCAGGTAGACGCCAAGGCAGTGCTCTACCCAGAGTTCGTGCAGACCTTTGCCCGCGCTGGCACCCGCTTCTCTATCGTCTCGCCGGAGATTTCGGCGGCTGGCGTCAGCAATCTGGACACGCTGATCCAGCCCTATATCAACGTCGAGCCGGGCGTGGGCAACATGACGCGCAGTTTTGAGTTGCAGGAGGCAACCATCACCGACTCCCGTTACACTGACGGGCTGGCGATTGTACTGGATGCCGTGGAGACCGGCTCGCTCACCATTGGCACGCCGATCCTCTACCGCGGTATTGAGGTCGGCACCATCACCGGCTTTGCCCTCGGCAACCTCGGCGACCGCGTGCACGTTTCCCTGCGCATCAGCAAAAAGTTCCAGCATCTGGTGCGCAACAACACCGTGTTCTGGCTCGCCTCGGGTTACAACCTGAAGTTTGGCCTGACCGGCGGCGTGGTGAAGAGCGGCACCTTCCAGCAATTTATCCGTGGCGGCATCGCCTTCATGACCCCGCCCAGCATCCCGCTTGCGCCGAAAGCCCAGCCGGGCAAGCACTTCCTGCTCAACAGCGAAGAGCCAAAAGAGTGGCAGAGCTGGGGCACCGCCATTCCGCAAGGGTAACCCTCCCCCCGGCAGCCTGCGGGCTGCCGGGTTTCCCCCATTTCA encodes the following:
- a CDS encoding PqiB family protein, whose amino-acid sequence is MQQETPNTPTEARVKNKRRLSPFWLLPFIALLIAGWLIWSNYQERGTTVTLSFQSAEGIVAGRTPVRYQGVEVGTVQTISLSKDLHSILVKVSIRSEMEDALREGTQFWLVTPKASLAGVSGLDALVGGNYIGMMPGKGEPQDHFTALDTQPKFRLNTGELMVHLRAADLSSLNTGSLVYYRKVPVGKVYDYDISPGKEGVTIDVLIDRRFANLVKTDSRFWNVSGFQGDFSLQGASVKMESLAALVNGAIAFDSPPGGTQARSEQNYELYPDLAHSQRGVVIHLALPSGDGLNAGHTPLMYQGLQVGTLTDVTLEKGGKVTGELTVDPSVVELMRSGTRIELNSPKLSLTDTRLSALLTGSTLELIPGEGEPQQTFQVLDSSQKLLQQPDVLTLELLASQSYGIHPGQPLVLYGLNVGQVLSRDLTDQGILFKAAIKPEYRHLVHQDSKFVVNSRVSVKVGLDGLQVTGASPEEWLNGGIKILPGGKGTPAGRYPLYSDEQKAEEGTLGERPKPSLTLTADSLPDVQAGSVVLYRKFQVGEITDIRPRAHAFDIDVYIQPEYRKLLTEKSIFWAEGGAKVQLNGAGLSVQASPLNRALKGAISFDNLEGVTLNKGAKRMLYSNETAARAVGSQITLTTFDASKLSPGMPIRYLGIDIGQVESLKLTSARNQVDAKAVLYPEFVQTFARAGTRFSIVSPEISAAGVSNLDTLIQPYINVEPGVGNMTRSFELQEATITDSRYTDGLAIVLDAVETGSLTIGTPILYRGIEVGTITGFALGNLGDRVHVSLRISKKFQHLVRNNTVFWLASGYNLKFGLTGGVVKSGTFQQFIRGGIAFMTPPSIPLAPKAQPGKHFLLNSEEPKEWQSWGTAIPQG